In Corynebacterium aquilae DSM 44791, the genomic stretch GCACACCGACAAAAACCTCTGGCAACTCCTCCGCGGCTCCACCGCCGTCGCCGTCGACATGGAATCCGCCACCCTCGCCGCCAACGGCTACCGCTACCGCGTCCCCTACGGCACCCTCCTGTCCGTCTCCGACCTGCCCCTACACAACGTCCCCAAACTCCCCGCCGGCGCCCAAGCCTTCTACGCCTCCTCCAAACAAGCACACGTCATGTGCGCCATCACCGCCGTCGAAGCACTCGCCGCCAAACCCCACAAACTCCACACCCGCAAACTCCGCCGCACCATCGGCGAAGTCCCCTTCCGCTAAACAACCACCAAAACCCCACCCACCCCACACCACAACCCCCCATAATGGGAACCATGAACGCACACATCCCCGAACCCATCATCATCCCCATCAACGGAAAAACCCCCAAAATCCACCCCACCGCCTTCATCGCGCCCGGAGCCACCATCATCGGCGACGTAGAAATCGGAGCAGACTCCTCCGTGTTCTACGGATGCGTCCTCCGCGGCGATATCGGCCCCATCCGCATCGGCGAGCGCAGCAACATCCAAGACAACTCCACCATGCACGTCGACGCCGACGCCCCCTGCACCATCGGCAACGACGTCACCGTCGGCCACATGGCCCTACTCCACGGCACCACCATCGGCGACGGCACCCTCGTCGGCATGAAAGCCACCTGCCTGTCCCACTCAGTCGTCGGCAAAGGCTCCCTCATCGCCGCCGGAGCAGTCGTACTCGAAGGCCAAGAAATCCCCGACAAATCCCTCGCCGCAGGCGTGCCCGCCAAAGTGCGCCGCGAACTATCCGACGAACAATCCGGATCCTTCATCCCACACGCCGGCCGCTACGTAGACACCGCCCGCGCACACCGAGAACAAATCGCCCAACTGCGCGACCCAAACCACGCACAACACTAAAACCCACAAACACACCCCAAAGGCACAAGGAGCCCCAGTCAGCGTGGACTATTTTCACCTCGGCCGATTCCTGTGGATGACCCTCATTTCCGCAGCCATCCCCACCGCGATCCTGCTCGCCGCAGTGTCATACCAACCCAGCCGTCCCCGTGCTCAGCGCGCACCATGGCAGGGCGCGCCGGGACTTCTGGCCTATCTTTTAGGATTGGTGTCTTTCGTGGGGTGGTTGTCTTGGAACACCACCAATGGCTTTGAGGAGTTGCTTCACTACGGCCCACCGGCTGTTTTTCCTGCCTGGCAGGTAGCCGGCTGCGGTATCACCTTGGTGGTGGGAACGATCGTGCTCAATGTCCTGCATTCCCGCAGCCTGCGGGAGGTGGTGGCGTTTGCGGCGCTGATTGCTGCGGGGTGTGCCACCGCAATGAGTCTCGCCGGAAGCTTCGGTGTGACCGCCCAGGAGGGTGTCGGTGTCGGGTTCGCCTACATTGGCGGCGTTGTGGGTGCTGCGGTGGTGGGCGCGGTGGTGTTCGCCCTGAGTAAGCTGCGTGCCCGGGCATAGGCTCTGCTTTTTAACTACTGTGTAAAAACTCCATTGCCCGCTGTGCGGCTAGGTATCCGGCCATCCCATGCACTCCGCCACCGGGGGCCGCGGATGCGCTGGCGAGAAACACACCCGGCACGCCGACATCATGCGGTGTGTTCAGGCGTGGCCGCGCGATGAGCTGCCGGACACTGTTGCGCCCACCGGCGATATCCCCGCCCACATAGTTGGGGTTGTAGGCCTGCATGCCGGGTGCTGTGCGCACCCTGGTGGCCACCACCTGGGAGGAGAAACCCGGTGCGTAACGTTCGATGAGTGCGGCGATAAGCCGGGTCGTGTTTCCGGTGAAACCGTGGGGTACGTGCGCATACGACCACACCGGGTGAATGTTGCCTGCGCTGCGGGTGGGGTCGGCTAGGTATTGCTGTCCAAGCAGCACAAATGGCTCCTGGGGCATTGTCCCGGGGTGCTGCGGGGAGCCAAAGATACTGCGTTCACTGTGTGCGATGTGTGCTGCGCGCCCGCCGAGGTGGATGGTGCCTGCATTTGCCAGGCGCTCATCGCGCCACGGGATGTGTCCTCGGATGGCAAAATCCACGCGGCACACCCCGGGGCCGAAGGAGTAGTTCGCATACGTTCGTGTGCTGCCCGCGATTTGTGCCGCGGCTTGCGGGGTGGTGCTAAGAAGCACAGCATCGCCTGGCTGGTAGTGCCTAAGATCCGAGAGGGAACTCACCGTGCGGTTGGTGCTGATTTGTACGCCATGGTGGGCAAGAGCATCCACGAGCGCGTCCACTAGGGCGCCACTGCCGCCGGTGATCACGGGCCATCCGCCGGCCTGACCTAATGCTCCGAGCACTAGCGCGGGGCCAGTGGTCAGGAGCTGATGCAGTGGCGCGAAAGTATGCGCAGCTAGACCCGCAAATAATGCGCCTGCAGCCAGGGAGCCGAGTGCTCGGGCGGTCATAGTTGCTGGCAGCCCCATCGGTGCGGCGAGCACCGAGTGCTTGATCGCAGCAGCAAGCGGCACCCCCAGTGCGACCGTTGCGGTCTTCTCGGGCGCGGCGACATAGGGACGGAAAAGACGCTTCCACCTATTGGCGTAGTGGCCGAACTGCGCGGCAGTTGTTTC encodes the following:
- a CDS encoding phytoene desaturase family protein, with amino-acid sequence MNNSPTAVSTGSIGRVHVVGTGPNGLVAALVLAQHGFDVTAYETADSPGGGCRSSKWVADEFPHGIIVDECAAFHPMLGYSPAFRALFDAGLKVATSTPNIALAHPLSAENDAAVALYNDLETTAAQFGHYANRWKRLFRPYVAAPEKTATVALGVPLAAAIKHSVLAAPMGLPATMTARALGSLAAGALFAGLAAHTFAPLHQLLTTGPALVLGALGQAGGWPVITGGSGALVDALVDALAHHGVQISTNRTVSSLSDLRHYQPGDAVLLSTTPQAAAQIAGSTRTYANYSFGPGVCRVDFAIRGHIPWRDERLANAGTIHLGGRAAHIAHSERSIFGSPQHPGTMPQEPFVLLGQQYLADPTRSAGNIHPVWSYAHVPHGFTGNTTRLIAALIERYAPGFSSQVVATRVRTAPGMQAYNPNYVGGDIAGGRNSVRQLIARPRLNTPHDVGVPGVFLASASAAPGGGVHGMAGYLAAQRAMEFLHSS
- a CDS encoding gamma carbonic anhydrase family protein, which translates into the protein MNAHIPEPIIIPINGKTPKIHPTAFIAPGATIIGDVEIGADSSVFYGCVLRGDIGPIRIGERSNIQDNSTMHVDADAPCTIGNDVTVGHMALLHGTTIGDGTLVGMKATCLSHSVVGKGSLIAAGAVVLEGQEIPDKSLAAGVPAKVRRELSDEQSGSFIPHAGRYVDTARAHREQIAQLRDPNHAQH